In Gemmatimonas sp. UBA7669, the following are encoded in one genomic region:
- a CDS encoding Ig-like domain-containing protein produces MAHRLLRRLVPVLVATLGLAGCGGGGDAAGPGPVPTNIRVQAGNQQTGVVATALSTPLLVVVTDANNRPVANRRVDWDVGPGSGSANPTSSSTNSRGEATTVWTLGNFAGTGRLTAQVTGVNPTTFTATVLPGTAARVVATPDALALGVGDTLRIRAAVRDQFGNDLPNQDISFSSLQPGVATVNGNGLVAAVAPGTTGVIASSAGRADTVPVTVGSAGSSLCGNLMPEVLSLGQVLHPASTSGAVRLCLQSPDGVNGEYALTLISTSASFGSATVSDVLGLGTTGQLTASFGASAQAGSTTSPLLSGGWMEAPQAATAADADAAWQVEADRRALERRVLTPLAADAREWWAERETTRRLRPSSVAEAKVGDVLRLNVNANSACSNADLRSARVAAVGTNAIIATDTDNPSGGYTDAEYAGILATFDTLVFPLDTTAFGAPSNISQYGKIILLYTRAVNALTPANSGFTIGGFFFARDLYPKTARNGVPACAASNENEMFYLLVPDPNGVVNSNRRTKDEVTLLNLTTIAHELQHLINSSRRLYVNTGAALNEETWLDEGLSHVAEELLYLRVSRYTIRQNLTLSDVGGTTDRANNFRNYASQNFSRLYNFLIAPEINSPYAPNDSLATRGAIWNFLRFASGRQGAAGESAFLRALVNSRTVGVSNLQGVLTTGRFADYLRDWTVSLIADDFSTATTAALATGYINPTWNFRSIFPGLRFSGGAALGVYPIATRTLLGGSPQRIRLAGGTSSYLRFSVPAGQRAVISVGANGAAPPTDVRISLVRLR; encoded by the coding sequence ATGGCTCACCGGCTTCTGCGCCGGCTTGTGCCCGTATTGGTCGCGACGCTTGGGCTCGCGGGCTGCGGCGGCGGAGGTGATGCCGCCGGACCCGGCCCAGTTCCCACCAACATTCGCGTACAGGCCGGCAATCAGCAGACGGGCGTGGTGGCGACGGCCCTCAGCACCCCGCTGCTGGTGGTGGTCACCGATGCCAACAATCGTCCGGTGGCGAACCGTCGGGTGGATTGGGATGTGGGTCCCGGTTCCGGAAGCGCCAATCCCACCAGCAGCAGCACCAACAGCCGCGGTGAAGCCACAACGGTCTGGACGTTGGGCAACTTCGCCGGGACCGGCCGACTCACCGCCCAGGTGACCGGTGTGAACCCCACTACCTTTACCGCCACAGTGCTGCCGGGGACCGCAGCGCGGGTGGTTGCCACACCCGACGCGCTGGCCCTGGGCGTTGGGGATACGCTGCGTATCCGCGCCGCCGTCCGCGATCAGTTCGGCAACGACCTGCCCAATCAGGACATCAGCTTCTCCAGTTTGCAGCCCGGGGTCGCCACGGTGAACGGCAATGGTCTGGTGGCGGCCGTGGCGCCGGGCACAACCGGGGTCATTGCCTCAAGCGCCGGCCGCGCCGATACGGTACCGGTGACCGTAGGGTCCGCGGGCTCGAGTCTCTGTGGCAATCTCATGCCCGAGGTCCTCTCGCTTGGACAGGTGCTGCATCCGGCCAGCACGAGTGGAGCCGTGCGCCTCTGTCTGCAGTCGCCAGACGGCGTCAATGGCGAATACGCCCTGACCCTGATTTCCACGTCGGCCTCGTTTGGCAGCGCCACGGTGAGCGACGTACTCGGTTTGGGCACCACCGGCCAGCTCACCGCGTCCTTCGGGGCATCGGCTCAGGCGGGCTCAACCACCAGCCCCCTGCTGTCCGGTGGGTGGATGGAGGCACCACAGGCGGCCACTGCGGCCGACGCCGACGCGGCCTGGCAGGTGGAGGCAGATCGACGCGCCCTGGAACGCCGCGTGCTCACGCCGCTCGCCGCCGATGCCCGGGAGTGGTGGGCAGAGCGTGAGACCACGCGTCGCCTGCGGCCGAGCAGCGTGGCCGAAGCCAAGGTGGGCGACGTGCTCCGGCTCAATGTCAACGCCAACAGTGCCTGCAGCAATGCCGACCTGCGCAGCGCGCGCGTGGCCGCGGTGGGCACCAACGCCATCATTGCCACCGACACCGACAATCCGTCGGGTGGCTACACGGACGCCGAGTACGCGGGCATTCTCGCCACCTTCGACACGCTGGTCTTCCCGCTCGACACCACGGCCTTCGGCGCGCCGAGCAACATCAGTCAGTACGGCAAGATCATCCTGCTCTACACCCGCGCCGTGAACGCGCTTACGCCGGCCAACAGCGGTTTCACCATTGGCGGGTTCTTCTTCGCGCGCGATCTCTATCCCAAGACGGCGCGCAACGGGGTGCCGGCCTGCGCAGCGAGCAATGAGAACGAGATGTTCTATCTGCTCGTGCCCGATCCCAATGGAGTCGTCAACAGCAACCGGCGCACGAAGGACGAGGTGACGCTGCTCAACCTCACCACCATCGCGCATGAGCTGCAGCACCTCATCAACTCGTCGCGTCGGCTGTACGTCAACACCGGCGCCGCACTGAACGAGGAGACCTGGCTTGACGAGGGGCTCTCGCACGTGGCGGAAGAGCTGCTCTATCTGCGCGTATCGCGCTACACCATCCGACAGAATCTCACGCTGAGCGATGTGGGGGGGACGACCGACCGCGCGAACAACTTCCGCAACTACGCGTCGCAGAACTTCTCGCGCCTCTACAACTTCCTCATCGCACCGGAAATCAACTCACCGTACGCGCCCAACGATTCGCTGGCCACACGCGGCGCGATCTGGAACTTCCTGCGCTTCGCCTCCGGGCGGCAGGGCGCGGCCGGTGAGTCCGCGTTCCTGCGCGCGCTCGTCAACTCGCGCACCGTGGGCGTCAGCAACCTGCAGGGCGTGCTCACCACGGGACGTTTTGCCGACTATCTCCGCGATTGGACCGTGTCGCTCATTGCGGATGACTTCAGCACCGCGACCACCGCCGCGCTGGCCACGGGCTACATCAACCCGACGTGGAATTTCCGCAGCATCTTCCCGGGACTGCGCTTCAGTGGCGGTGCGGCGTTGGGCGTGTATCCCATTGCCACCCGCACACTACTGGGTGGCTCGCCTCAACGCATCCGACTCGCCGGAGGCACCAGCAGCTACCTGCGCTTCTCGGTGCCGGCCGGCCAGCGTGCGGTCATCTCCGTGGGCGCAAACGGGGCAGCGCCACCGACTGACGTGCGCATCAGCCTCGTGCGACTGCGCTGA
- the mug gene encoding G/U mismatch-specific DNA glycosylase, translating into MPRTAALPRETGAPPRPSKADLAAAVHKTVPDLVAPGLSVLFCGINPGLYTAALGHHFARPGNRFWPALHGAGFTPRLFKPWEERELLPLGYGITNMVARTTAAASELTADEYVAGGQRLTRLVRDYQPRVVAFMGIGAYRTAFARPKAQLGLQPERLAEAALWALPSPSGLNANHSLADLIALLRALRDWVTTS; encoded by the coding sequence ATGCCACGAACGGCCGCGCTGCCGCGTGAGACTGGCGCGCCCCCGCGTCCCAGCAAGGCGGACCTGGCGGCGGCGGTGCACAAGACGGTGCCGGACCTCGTGGCACCAGGTCTCAGCGTGCTGTTCTGCGGCATCAATCCGGGCCTCTATACGGCGGCCCTTGGCCACCACTTTGCGCGGCCCGGCAATCGCTTCTGGCCGGCCCTGCACGGCGCCGGCTTCACACCGCGGCTCTTCAAGCCGTGGGAAGAACGCGAGTTGTTGCCGCTGGGCTACGGCATCACCAACATGGTGGCACGCACCACGGCGGCCGCGTCTGAACTCACCGCCGACGAATACGTGGCTGGCGGACAGCGGCTCACGCGTTTGGTGCGCGACTATCAGCCGCGCGTGGTGGCGTTCATGGGGATCGGGGCGTACCGTACCGCATTCGCGCGGCCCAAGGCGCAACTCGGCCTGCAGCCGGAACGCCTGGCCGAGGCCGCGCTGTGGGCCTTGCCCAGCCCCAGCGGTCTCAATGCCAACCACTCGCTTGCCGATCTGATCGCGCTGCTTCGTGCACTACGCGACTGGGTCACCACCTCCTGA
- a CDS encoding glutaminyl-peptide cyclotransferase: MPILSTLRRSRAASLMILFATLGLVGTAGAFGACSDTERAADDTAPDSTSAPIVRTPTYGYEIVATYPHDPKAFTQGLQWHDGRLFESTGQVKESNLREVELTTGRVLRQQDLEEPYFGEGIVILGDELFQITWQNGKAFTYNPKTFARQKTFSYDGEGWGLTTDGSAVIMSNGSSTLIYRDPATFKALKAITVTDKGVPVSQLNELEWVKGEIWANVWQSEQIARIDPATGNVLGWIDLTGILPAMDRSGNEDVLNGIAYDAAQDRIFVTGKYWSRLFHIRLTPKS, translated from the coding sequence ATGCCCATTCTTTCCACGCTGCGTCGCTCGCGCGCAGCTTCGCTCATGATTCTGTTCGCGACGCTGGGCCTCGTGGGCACGGCTGGCGCCTTCGGTGCATGCAGCGACACGGAGCGTGCGGCCGACGATACGGCGCCGGATTCCACCAGCGCGCCCATCGTGCGCACCCCCACGTACGGTTACGAGATCGTGGCCACGTATCCGCACGATCCCAAGGCGTTCACGCAGGGTTTGCAGTGGCATGACGGGCGCCTGTTCGAAAGCACCGGACAAGTGAAGGAATCAAATCTTCGCGAGGTGGAACTGACCACCGGTCGCGTGCTGCGTCAGCAGGATCTCGAGGAGCCGTACTTCGGCGAGGGCATTGTCATTCTGGGTGATGAGCTGTTTCAGATCACCTGGCAGAATGGCAAGGCGTTCACCTACAACCCCAAGACCTTTGCTCGGCAGAAGACCTTCAGCTACGACGGCGAAGGCTGGGGACTGACCACCGACGGTTCGGCGGTCATCATGAGCAACGGGTCGAGCACCCTCATCTACCGCGACCCGGCCACCTTCAAGGCGCTCAAGGCCATTACGGTCACCGACAAGGGCGTGCCGGTGTCGCAGCTCAACGAGCTCGAATGGGTGAAGGGCGAGATCTGGGCCAATGTGTGGCAGAGCGAACAGATCGCGCGCATCGATCCGGCCACGGGCAACGTGCTCGGCTGGATTGACCTGACGGGCATCCTGCCAGCCATGGACCGCTCGGGCAACGAAGACGTGCTCAACGGCATCGCGTATGACGCCGCGCAGGATCGCATCTTCGTGACGGGCAAATACTGGTCCCGGCTCTTCCACATCCGCCTTACACCCAAGTCGTAA
- a CDS encoding energy transducer TonB: MSMGSCGAGRRAGRVLLLLIPLMTAACSERTRVVRSGADGWFRTGLPDEQPQMTNSELPFRYPVHLFRQRVQGNVTLRLFVDSLGRVVTDSTQVVESSGQGAFDSAAVVDAARLRFRPAMQRGRPLAVSLLFPVHYRHPEASVTPSAMPDSVR, from the coding sequence ATGTCCATGGGCTCTTGCGGCGCTGGCCGTCGTGCGGGGCGGGTATTGCTGCTCCTGATTCCCCTGATGACCGCCGCCTGTTCCGAACGCACCCGGGTGGTACGATCTGGCGCTGATGGCTGGTTCCGCACGGGCCTGCCCGATGAGCAGCCGCAGATGACCAACAGCGAACTGCCATTCCGCTATCCCGTGCACCTGTTTCGCCAGCGGGTGCAGGGTAATGTGACCCTGCGCCTGTTCGTGGACAGCCTGGGTCGTGTGGTGACCGACAGCACGCAGGTCGTCGAATCCAGCGGTCAGGGTGCCTTCGACAGTGCGGCAGTCGTCGACGCGGCCCGTCTGCGTTTCCGGCCGGCCATGCAACGCGGCCGACCCCTGGCCGTCTCCCTGCTGTTTCCCGTGCACTATCGTCATCCCGAGGCCAGCGTGACGCCGAGCGCGATGCCGGATTCCGTGCGATAA